One Candidatus Omnitrophota bacterium DNA segment encodes these proteins:
- a CDS encoding helix-turn-helix domain-containing protein, which translates to MAEVAERIGLTDERVRQLIRQKKIRATKIGGWLVAPEDLESFIRSRMNVAETSMRRG; encoded by the coding sequence GTGGCCGAAGTTGCTGAGAGAATCGGCTTGACGGACGAGCGCGTACGCCAGCTCATCCGCCAGAAGAAGATCCGGGCAACGAAGATTGGGGGTTGGCTGGTGGCACCCGAGGATCTCGAGTCCTTTATCCGTTCGCGGATGAATGTGGCCGAAACCTCGATGCGGCGCGGCTAA